The following proteins come from a genomic window of Trifolium pratense cultivar HEN17-A07 linkage group LG4, ARS_RC_1.1, whole genome shotgun sequence:
- the LOC123922041 gene encoding uncharacterized protein LOC123922041 produces the protein MDRSWMKANRLGAEFENGMEEFFQYAREKLPNNNRFFCPCVKCLNRAPQLLIDEIRNHLVCEGICESYTNWIWHGEPSKDMQSAPKREVVDVDMDCRLEDMINDIGPEYFQRAHMYDSLRGDNEEPLYPGCTNFTRLYAVLRLFNLKARNGWTDKSFTELLELLCEMLPEGNKLPNRNYEAKKILCPMGMEYKKIHACPNDCILYRNEYEELKDCPTCGQSRFKLKDDDLNSDENTKRPPTKVLWYLPIIPRFKRLFANANDAKNIRWHAIERERDGQLRHPADSLQWKKIDDLYPDFGNEARNLRLGLATDGMNPYGNLSSIHSSWPVLLIIYNLSPSICMKRKYIMLSMMISGPKQPGNDIDVYLSPLIEDLRMLWEEGVDVLDGYSNENFKMRAMLFCTINDFPAYGNLSGYSVKGHKACPICEENTCFQQLKNGKKTVYLGHRKFLKPNHPYHRLRKAFNGDQENGIAPQALTGEEVFGRVQDVNVLFGKHEQQTTDTNIWKKRSVFFDLPYWCNLDVRHCIDVMHVEKNVCDSVIGTLLNIPGKTKDNANSRLDMVEMGIRQQLAPKSSGKRTYLPPACHTLSRNEKKSFCECLRSIKVPHGYSSNVKSLVSSKDLKLVGLKSHDCHVLMQQLLPVAIRGILPKKLRVVLTRLCLFFNAICSKVIDPKKLDELENEAVVILCQLEMYFPPSFFDIMVHLIVHLVREIRLCGPVYLRWMYPIERYMKILKGYVKNQHRPEASIVERYIAEEAIEFCSNYMSEADAIGIPMSRHGGRFGGIRGLKLKRMGREEVLRAQLYILNNTDEVQPYISAHKKIVKETFPRMNQKWVLNEHNKTFLKWFKETILADNTCSETLKRLARGAKFDVITWTGYDINNFTFYTKTQDDTSTVQNSGVMVVAESMHFSSSKDKNPVMASIPYYGIIEEIWDIDFITFRVPLFKCKWVDTKNGVKTDEFGFTLVNLENIAYTDEPFIMASQAKQVFYVRDPSSSNKKWSVVLKGKCNHRPNDSEHATLDIYETPSFSQRVPTLVEDTIGDEVYATREDHEEGIWENTQTVTGN, from the coding sequence ATGGATCGTAGTTGGATGAAAGCTAATCGTTTAGGTGCAGAGTTCGAAAATGGAATGGAAGAGTTTTTTCAATATGCTCGTGAAAAACTTCCTAATAATAATAGGTTTTTTTGTCCTTGTGTTAAATGTTTAAATAGAGCGCCACAACTTTTAATAGATGAAATACGAAATCACCTTGTTTGTGAGGGTATTTGCGAAAGTTATACCAATTGGATATGGCACGGTGAACCGTCAAAAGACATGCAAAGTGCGCCGAAAAGGGAGGTAGTTGATGTAGATATGGACTGTCGGTTAGAGGATATGATTAATGATATTGGACCCGAGTATTTTCAACGTGCTCATATGTACGATAGTTTGCGCGGTGACAATGAAGAGCCGTTGTATCCGGGATGCACTAACTTCACACGGTTATATGCGGTGTTGAGATTATTCAACTTGAAGGCAAGAAATGGATGGACGGATAAAAGTTTTACTGAACTACTAGAGTTGTTGTGTGAAATGCTCCCTGAAGGTAACAAATTGCCAAATCGTAACTATGAGGCAAAGAAGATATTGTGTCCGATGGGTATGGAGTACAAGAAAATACATGCATGCCCTAATGATTGCATATTATACCGAAATGAGTATGAAGAATTGAAGGATTGTCCCACATGCGGGCAATCACGTTTCAAATTGAAGGATGATGATTTGAATAGTGATGAAAACACAAAGCGTCCTCCTACAAAGGTGTTGTGGTATCTTCCAATAATTCCGAGGTTTAAAAGATTATTTGCTAATGCAAACGATGCCAAGAATATTAGATGGCATGCGATTGAGAGGGAACGTGACGGACAACTTCGTCATCCAGCTGATTCTTTGCAATGGAAGAAAATTGATGATTTGTATCCGGATTTCGGTAATGAGGCAAGAAACCTTAGGCTTGGACTTGCGACAGATGGAATGAACCCATATGGAAACTTAAGCAGTATTCATAGTTCATGGCCTGTTCTATTAATTATCTATAATTTGTCTCCTTCAATTTGTATGAAAcgaaaatatattatgttatctaTGATGATTTCGGGCCCAAAGCAGCCAGGAAATGATATAGATGTTTATCTAAGTCCTTTGATTGAAGACTTGAGAATGCTCTGGGAGGAAGGTGTTGATGTGCTTGATGGGTATTCCAACGAGAATTTCAAGATGCGTGCAATGTTATTTTGCACTATCAATGATTTTCCTGCATATGGGAATTTGTCCGGTTATAGTGTTAAAGGACATAAGGCATGCCCTATATGTGAAGAGAATACATGCTTCCAACaattaaaaaatggaaagaagacAGTTTACCTTGGGCATCGAAAATTTCTCAAACCTAATCACCCATATCACAGGTTAAGAAAGGCGTTTAATGGAGACCAAGAAAATGGAATTGCTCCACAAGCCTTAACTGGAGAGGAAGTTTTTGGACGGGTCCAGGATGTCAATGTTCTATTTGGAAAGCACGAACAACAAACGACTGATACAAATATATGGAAGAAAAGGTCGGTGTTCTTTGATCTACCTTACTGGTGCAATCTAGATGTTAGACACTGTATCGATGTAATGCATGTGGAGAAAAATGTGTGTGATAGTGTAATCGGAACACTACTCAACATTCCGGGCAAAACAAAGGATAATGCAAATTCTCGTTTAGATATGGTTGAGATGGGTATACGACAACAATTAGCTCCAAAGTCATCTGGTAAGCGAACATATTTGCCTCCGGCTTGTCATACTTTGTCaagaaatgagaagaaaagCTTTTGTGAGTGTCTACGTAGCATAAAAGTGCCTCATGGTTACTCTTCAAATGTCAAGAGTCTTGTCTCATCGAAAGATTTGAAATTGGTTGGCCTAAAGTCTCATGATTGTCACGTATTGATGCAACAACTACTACCAGTTGCTATTCGTGGCATATTGCCTAAAAAGCTTAGAGTTGTCTTAACTAGGCTTTGCTTATTCTTCAATGCTATTTGTAGCAAAGTCATTGATCCTAAAAAATTAGATGAGTTGGAAAATGAAGCTGTTGTTATCTTGTGCCAACTGGAGATGTATTTTCCTCCTTCTTTTTTCGATATCATGGTTCACCTAATTGTTCATCTAGTGAGGGAGATTAGATTGTGTGGTCCTGTTTATTTGAGGTGGATGTATCCAATTGAGCGATACATGAAGATCTTAAAAGGGTATGTGAAGAATCAACATCGTCCTGAAGCATCTATTGTTGAGAGATACATCGCAGAAGAAGCTATTGAGTTTTGTTCTAACTACATGTCCGAAGCGGATGCTATAGGAATTCCTATGTCTCGTCATGGTGGAAGATTTGGAGGTATTCGGGGTTTAAAACTTAAACGCATGGGTCGAGAGGAGGTACTTCGAGCACAATTGTATATATTGAATAATACTGATGAAGTTCAACCTTACATTTCTGCTCACAAAAAGATTGTCAAAGAAACATTTCCTCGAATGAACCAAAAATGGGTTTTGAATGAGCATAACAAGACTTTCTTAAAGTGGTTTAAAGAAACCATTTTAGCTGACAATACATGTTCTGAAACATTAAAACGTCTAGCAAGGGGGGCTAAATTTGATGTCATAACTTGGACTGGCTATGATATCAATAATTTTACATTCTATACAAAGACTCAGGATGACACCAGTACCGTGCAAAACAGTGGGGTTATGGTTGTAGCTGAGTCCATGCACTTCtctagttcaaaagataaaaatcctGTTATGGCATCAATACCTTACTATGGGATCATAGAAGAGATTTGGGATATTGATTTCATTACATTTAGGGTTCCTCTGTTTAAATGTAAATGGGTTGATACAAAAAATGGTGTTAAAACTGATGAATTTGGTTTTACATTGGTGAACCTTGAAAATATAGCTTATACGGATGAACCTTTTATTATGGCATCTCAAGCAAAACAAGTGTTTTATGTTAGAGACCCTTCTAGTTCTAACAAAAAGTGGTCAGTGGTTCTCAAAGGTAAATGCAACCACAGACCTAATGACAGTGAGCATGCAACGCTAGATATTTATGAGACTCCTTCTTTCTCACAACGGGTGCCAACTTTAGTTGAAGATACGATTGGTGACGAGGTGTATGCCACTCGTGAGGATCATGAAGAAGGGATATGGGAAAATACTCAAACTGTAACAGGAAATTAA
- the LOC123919510 gene encoding alpha-copaene synthase-like, with product MSTSQPVNSSQHEVPYIKRPNINFRPSVWGDFFLQYDSQSQSMEIINAVKQQEQMLKEVKNIFLSSKNDMGQQLNLIDSLQRLGISYHFESEIDEALEQIYKFFTNNKDMSTKEGGLPFLALAFRLLRQKGHHISSEIFEEFKSNKKNFNEKLSKDVQGIWSLYEATQLRINGEVILDEALDFTYTHLNSLIITNDQLISPFLVTQIRRCLKTPLHKGVRRLETMFYISSLSEELSHNKVLLNFAKLDFNKMQKMYQKELGSITKWWKKTDIETKVPYARDRVVEAYFWQLVLSYEPRNSTARKLGTKLTKCVSILDDTYDAFATVEELELFTHAIQRWDISLIQSLPESMKVVFNTILELWGEYERTIVENRKSTLLLEYIKEDFYKLAKSYLVEAKWCNEGYIPTYDEYKANGIKSSAFPLLLLSFVGLGEFSNKELLDWIFSNPKIISATSTIAKIADDIASHKFEQQRVHVASSVECCMNQYDMSQQEAYKLIFKDIENYWMIMNEECLNLNSIPNPVLETIINFARGCGFMYVDYADKYTNAELLKDYIVKLILDPISIEKCG from the exons ATGTCAACTTCTCAACCAGTTAATTCAAGCCAACATGAAGTCCCATACATCAAGCGACCAAATATAAATTTTCGTCCTAGTGTTTGGGgagatttttttcttcaatatgaTTCTCAATCTCAATCAATG GAAATCATCAATGCCGTTAAGCAACAAGAACAAATGCTAAAAGaagtgaaaaatatttttctatctTCCAAGAATGATATGGGACAACAACTAAACTTGATAGACTCATTGCAGCGTTTGGGAATATCTTATCATTTTGAAAGTGAAATTGATGAAGCATTAGAACAAATCTAcaaattttttactaataataaaGATATGAGCACAAAAGAAGGTGGTCTTCCATTTCTTGCACTAGCATTTCGTTTGCTTAGGCAAAAAGGACATCACATTTCATCTG AGAtatttgaagaattcaaaagcaataaaaaaaacttcaatgaAAAGCTATCCAAAGATGTACAAGGAATATGGAGCTTGTATGAAGCTACACAATTAAGGATTAATGGTGAAGTTATATTAGATGAAGCACTTGATTTCACATACACTCATCTTAATTCCTTGATCATCACCAATGATCAATTGATTAGTCCTTTTCTTGTCACACAAATACGTCGCTGCTTAAAGACACCTCTTCACAAGGGAGTTCGTAGGTTGGAAACAATGTTTTACATTTCTTCTTTAAGTGAAGAACTTTCTCACAATAAAGTTCTTTTGAATTTTGCAAAATTAGATTTCAATAAGATGCAGaaaatgtaccaaaaagaaCTCGGGAGTATCACCAA GTGGTGGAAAAAAACAGACATCGAGACAAAAGTCCCTTACGCAAGGGATAGAGTTGTTGAGGCTTACTTTTGGCAATTGGTTTTGTCCTATGAGCCTAGAAATAGCACCGCAAGAAAGTTAGGGACAAAATTGACAAAATGTGTTTCTATTTTAGATGATACTTATGATGCCTTTGCCACGGTTGAAGAACTTGAACTTTTTACACATGCCATTCAAAG ATGGGATATTAGTCTTATTCAATCCCTTCCAGAGAGCATGAAAGTTGTATTTAATACAATTTTAGAACTATGGGGTGAATATGAGAGGACAATTGTGGAGAATAGAAAATCAACTTTACTATTGGAGTATATTAAAGAAGAT tttTATAAATTGGCAAAATCCTACTTGGTTGAAGCAAAATGGTGCAATGAAGGATATATTCCAACATATGATGAATACAAGGCTAATGGAATTAAGTCTTCTGCATTCCCACTTTTACTATTATCTTTTGTTGGGCTTGGAGAATTTTCAAACAAAGAGTTGCTTGATTGGATTTTCAGCAATCCAAAAATCATCAGTGCTACATCAACTATTGCCAAAATCGCAGATGACATAGCCTCGCATAAG TTTGAGCAGCAAAGAGTGCATGTTGCTTCTTCAGTTGAATGTTGCATGAACCAGTATGACATGTCACAACAAGAGGCTTATAAACTCATTTTCAAAGACATTGAAAATTATTGGATGATTATGAATGAAGAGTGCCTAAACTTAAACTCTATCCCAAATCCAGTGCTTGAAACTATTATTAATTTTGCACGAGGATGTGGATTTATGTACGTAGACTATGCGGATAAATACACAAATGCAGAACTACTCAAAGACTACATTGTTAAACTGATTCTCGATCCTATAAGCATCGAGAAATGTGGGTAG
- the LOC123919509 gene encoding uncharacterized protein LOC123919509 isoform X2 translates to MQMLNYLCRLMRLQLLVTPPILSFNGPKDFCNLFLTRYLHRRCMELGNNNVYGFIDPQFTHSQNERGSVQSYIQKNMCDDKKECYIAPYLNNHHWQLLIINPTKLEVVFLCSLGKKPDKKICDIVETALGAYNKLQRARKQKKVEWFFPTSQKQQASYECGYYIMIHMLNIISATIVCSWTQIFRDSKPFQKDEVKNVQERCGNMILEHIEVSADNDMN, encoded by the exons ATGCAAATGCTAAATTACCTGTGCCGACTGATGAGGTTACAACTGTTGGTGACGCCCCCAATACTTTCATTCAATGGCCCAAAAGACTTTTGCAACTTATTTCTAACAAG ATATCTTCATCGTCGTTGTATGGAATTGGGCAACAATAACGTTTATGGATTTATTGATCCGCAATTCACTCATAGTCAAAATGAGCGTGGTAGTGTTCAGTCCTACATACAAAAGAACATGTGTGATGATAAAAAAGAATGTTACATTGCTCCTTATTTAAACaa TCATCATTGGCAATTGCTCATTATTAATCCTACGAAGCTTGAAGTAGTCTTTCTATGTTCATTGGGAAAGAAGCCGGATAAAAAAATCTGTGACATAGTTGAAAC AGCTTTGGGAGCTTATAATAAGTTACAACGTGCGAGAAAGCAAAAGAAAGTAGAATGGTTCTTTCCCACC agTCAAAAGCAACAAGCTAGTTATGAGTGTGGCTATTACATCATGATTCACATGTTGAACATTATATCTGCTACTATTGTTTGTTCATGGACACAG ATATTTCGGGATTCAAAGCCATTTCAAAAAGATGAAGTTAAAAATGTTCAAGAACGCTGTGGAAACATGATATTGGAACATATTGAAGTAAGTGCGGACAATGATATGAATTAG
- the LOC123919509 gene encoding uncharacterized protein LOC123919509 isoform X1 has product MYIDQTLKFNVEFGGTNAFIELPREDIVDLCMGTKELGISILQVWLIYLHRRCMELGNNNVYGFIDPQFTHSQNERGSVQSYIQKNMCDDKKECYIAPYLNNHHWQLLIINPTKLEVVFLCSLGKKPDKKICDIVETALGAYNKLQRARKQKKVEWFFPTSQKQQASYECGYYIMIHMLNIISATIVCSWTQIFRDSKPFQKDEVKNVQERCGNMILEHIEVSADNDMN; this is encoded by the exons ATGTATATAGATCAAACTTTGAAGTTTAATGTTGAATTCGGTGGGACAAATGCCTTTATTGAGCTCCCAAGGGAAGATATTGTAGACTTGTGTATGGGTACAAAAGAATTAGGGATCAGTATTTTACAAGTGTGGCTTAT ATATCTTCATCGTCGTTGTATGGAATTGGGCAACAATAACGTTTATGGATTTATTGATCCGCAATTCACTCATAGTCAAAATGAGCGTGGTAGTGTTCAGTCCTACATACAAAAGAACATGTGTGATGATAAAAAAGAATGTTACATTGCTCCTTATTTAAACaa TCATCATTGGCAATTGCTCATTATTAATCCTACGAAGCTTGAAGTAGTCTTTCTATGTTCATTGGGAAAGAAGCCGGATAAAAAAATCTGTGACATAGTTGAAAC AGCTTTGGGAGCTTATAATAAGTTACAACGTGCGAGAAAGCAAAAGAAAGTAGAATGGTTCTTTCCCACC agTCAAAAGCAACAAGCTAGTTATGAGTGTGGCTATTACATCATGATTCACATGTTGAACATTATATCTGCTACTATTGTTTGTTCATGGACACAG ATATTTCGGGATTCAAAGCCATTTCAAAAAGATGAAGTTAAAAATGTTCAAGAACGCTGTGGAAACATGATATTGGAACATATTGAAGTAAGTGCGGACAATGATATGAATTAG
- the LOC123922040 gene encoding uncharacterized protein LOC123922040, with amino-acid sequence MADASTPSQSGLNTQSTKKNVRGCTRMKKLELLSARGERKSIDFNSDGRPIGKNAHDFKYHVASLAREKINILIDEWDKVGSEDRNEIWTGLKQVWDIPKNAAADKKTMIYAGERWKAFKNSLTSRYIDEKGNKFGKSAADDYSYIGKETWNDFVKSREDPTFLEKRKKGQVAQSYNKYPHRLSQGGYALLEKDMMADKLKKRKEAAGGAEVPPPSPPQRHEKWKQARLKPSGEYTSEATRLIAENIDALVSEGTFVPQGRHDILTEATGRGEHPGRVRGVGGGVGIREYFRSHSCKYSSTPPVMNKEQIEAIKAELTKDITAQVMRDISSLPAFSEKYTNNPVCSPNTTLQYESTKAGCLELPHMSDDDPEDIPEECWGPIYIIKC; translated from the exons ATGGCTGATGCATCAACTCCTTCTCAAAGTGGGTTGAATACtcaatcaaccaaaaaaaatgtaagaggTTGCACCCGGATGAAAAAGTTGGAACTTTTGTCTGCACGGGGTGAGAGAAAATCGATTGATTTCAATTCAGATGGACGTCCTATAGGGAAAAATGCACATGATTTCAAGTATCATGTGGCTTCCCTTGCTCGAGAGAAAATCAATATTCTGATTGATGAGTGGGATAAGGTTGGTAGCGAAGACAGAAATGAAATTTGGACAGGACTTAAG CAAGTATGGGATATTCCTAAAAATGCTGCTGCTGATAAGAAAACGATGATATATGCGGGTGAGCGTTGGAAGGCCTTTAAAAACAGCTTAACCAGTAGATATATAGATGAGAAAGGAAATAAGTTTGGCAAATCTGCTGCTGATGATTACTCTTATATTGGTAAAGAAACGTGGAACGATTTTGTTAAGTCGCGAGAGGACCCTACCTTTCTG gagaaaagaaagaaggggCAGGTGGCTCAGTCTTATAATAAATATCCCCATAGATTGTCTCAAGGCGGATATGCTTTGCTCGAGAAAGACATGATGGCAgataagttaaaaaaaagaaaagaagcagCTGGAGGGGCAGAGGTTCCACCTCCATCTCCACCACAACGTCATGAAAAGTGGAAGCAAGCCCGACTAAAACCATCAGGAGAGTATACATCAGAAGCCACGCGTCTTATTGCAGAAAATATT GATGCTCTGGTGTCAGAAGGGACCTTTGTCCCACAAGGACGACACGATATTTTGACAGAAGCCACAGGGCGAGGTGAGCACCCTGGTCGTGTTCGGGGTGTTGGTGGGGGGGTGGGGATTCGAGAATACTTTAGATCTCATTCTTGTAAATATTCTAGTACCCCTCCTGTTATGAATAAAGAACAAATAGAGGCCATAAAGGCTGAGCTTACTAAGGATATTACAGCGCAAGTGATGCGGGATATATCTTCGTTGCCAGCTTTCTCtgaaaaatacacaaataaCCCAGTTTGTTCTCCAAATACCACTCTACAATATGAGAGCACAAAGGCTGGTTGTTTAGAGTTGCCGCATATGTCAGATGATGATCCGGAGGATATTCCTGAAGAGT GTTGGGGCCCAATATACATAATCAAGTGTTAA
- the LOC123919511 gene encoding protein NRT1/ PTR FAMILY 5.6-like → MEKNRVYAKTREVDDEMKWVHDSSFDHKGRVPLRASTGSWKASLFIIAIEFSERLSYFGIATSLVIYLTKVMHQDLKTAVRNVNYWSGVTTLMPLLGGFLADSYLGRYTTVIGSCIIYLMGLVLLTLSWFLPSLKPCNHANTCIEPKKIHEVFFFLAIYLISIGTGGHKPSLESFGADQFDDNHIEERRQKMSFFNWWNCGLCSGLILGVTLIVYVQDHVNWGVADIILTCVMAFSLVIFVIGRKIYRYRIPNGSPLTPMLQVVVAAISKRKLPYPSNPSQLYEVSKFEGNNGRFLAHTKNLKFFDKAAIVENEENYLAKEQSPWKLATVTKVEEMKLMINMIPIWIFTLPFGMCAAQTSTFFIKQGHIMDRKIGNGFEIPSASIYTISAIGMIFSVAFYDKILVPVLRKISGNERGMNILQRIGVGMVFSIFTMIVAALVERKRLQVVEMNPSTGSLSMSVFWLAPQFLIIGFGDGFTLVGLQEYFYDQVPDSLRSFGIGLYLSVIGAANLLCSLLITIIDHVTSKFGKSWFGEDLNSSSLDKFYWLLAAITTLNMFMFVFFAQRYTYKNVQSVVVADCYDGKSDDGGAGRMV, encoded by the exons ATGGAGAAGAATAGAGTCTATGCAAAAACAAGGGAGGTTGATGATGAGATGAAATGGGTTCATGATTCTTCATTTGATCATAAGGGAAGAGTTCCTCTCCGAGCTTCAACCGGTTCTTGGAAAGCCTCTCTCTTCATTATTG CAATTGAGTTTAGTGAGAGGCTTAGCTACTTTGGAATAGCAACTAGCTTGGTGATTTACCTGACAAAGGTTATGCATCAAGACCTTAAGACAGCAGTTAGGAATGTGAACTATTGGTCTGGAGTCACCACTTTGATGCCACTTTTGGGAGGATTCTTAGCTGATTCTTACTTGGGCCGCTACACCACTGTCATTGGATCATGCATTATTTATCTCATG ggtTTGGTCCTACTTACACTATCATGGTTCTTACCAAGTTTAAAGCCATGTAACCATGCTAATACATGCATTGAACCAAAGAAGATTCATGAAGTATTCTTCTTCCTAGCAATATATTTAATATCAATAGGAACAGGAGGACATAAACCATCTTTAGAGAGTTTTGGAGCTGATCAATTTGATGATAATCATATTGAAGAAAGAAGACAAAAAATGTCCTTTTTCAACTGGTGGAATTGTGGACTTTGTAGTGGACTCATTCTTGGTGTCACATTAATTGTTTATGTACAAGATCATGTGAATTGGGGTGTTGCTGATATTATTCTCACCTGTGTTATGGCTTTTTCATTGGTTATTTTTGTGATTGGAAGGAAAATTTATCGTTATAGGATTCCAAATGGAAGCCCTTTGACTCCAATGTTGCAAGTTGTTGTGGCTGCAATTTCTAAAAGAAAGCTTCCTTATCCCTCTAATCCAAGTCAATTATATGAAGTTTCAAAGTTTGAGGGTAATAATGGAAGATTTTTAGCCCACACCAAGAATCTCAA attTTTTGACAAGGCAGCAattgttgaaaatgaagaaaattacTTAGCAAAGGAACAAAGTCCTTGGAAACTAGCAACAGTAACAAAAGTTGAAGAAATGAAGCTTATGATCAACATGATCCCAATTTGGATATTTACTTTACCATTTGGAATGTGTGCTGCACAAACATCAACTTTCTTCATCAAACAAGGTCATATAATGGATAGAAAAATAGGAAACGGTTTTGAGATTCCATCAGCTTCAATTTACACTATTTCGGCTATCGGTATGATATTTTCTGTGGCATTTTACGACAAAATCCTCGTACCggtattaagaaaaataagcGGAAACGAAAGAGGAATGAACATTCTTCAAAGAATTGGTGTTGGAAtggttttttcaatttttacaaTGATAGTAGCTGCTTTGGTAGAGAGAAAAAGGCTTCAAGTTGTTGAAATGAATCCATCAACCGGTTCACTTTCAATGAGTGTTTTTTGGTTAGCGCCGCAATTTCTAATTATTGGTTTTGGCGACGGTTTTACACTTGTTGGTTTACAAGAATATTTCTATGATCAAGTTCCTGATTCATTGAGAAGCTTTGGAATTGGACTTTATCTTAGTGTGATTGGAGCTGCAAATTTACTATGTAGTTTGTTGATAACAATTATTGATCATGTGACAAGTAAATTTGGAAAAAGTTGGTTTGGTGAAGATTTGAATAGTAGTAgtttggataaattttattggcTATTGGCAGCTATAACCACATTAAACATGtttatgtttgtgttttttgCTCAAAGGTATACTTATAAGAATGTTCAAAGTGTTGTTGTGGCTGATTGTTATGATGGGAAAAGTGATGATGGTGGAGCAGGGAGAATGGTGTGA